From Uloborus diversus isolate 005 chromosome 8, Udiv.v.3.1, whole genome shotgun sequence, a single genomic window includes:
- the LOC129227272 gene encoding uncharacterized protein LOC129227272 isoform X1, giving the protein MSCIFSTVLIFCFSTVINFCEAAKFSKSHSENVLLRRLLSDVRKSINKTHNDTKGGKEIFKEGESVAGTEAIVLIIVVIVVLSVIGMVIYFIRKFDQLNRSLPTYRYSSLKTEINGVYGPDDKTESQVLVSVSTEEEEDYDDDEEEDYVAPPTLLVRSQTVMPNKSMNGSLPVCVDKSSVAIDVSSKSVEGSMDSDDLCVSWNM; this is encoded by the exons aTGTCATGTATTTTCTCAACTGTTTTAATATTCTGCTTTTCTACTGTGATCAATTTTTGTGAAGCag caaaattCTCTAAAAGTCACTCAGAAAACGTTCTTCTTCGAAGACTTCTATCTGATGTGagaaaatcaatcaataaaacTCATAATGATACT aaaggaggaaaagaaattttcaagGAAGGTGAATCTGTG GCTGGCACTGAAGCAATTGTCTTAATCATTGTTGTAATTGTAGTGCTGTCTGTTATCGGCATGGTCATTTATTTCATACGCAAGTTTGATCAACTTAATAGATC GCTTCCTACCTACAGATATTCATctcttaaaactgaaattaatgGTGTTTATGGCCCTGATGACAAAACTGAATCTCAAGTTTTGGTGAGTGTTTCTACAGAAGAGGAAGAAGATTATGATGACGATGAAGAAGAGGAT TATGTTGCACCTCCAACACTTTTAGTTCGATCCCAAACTGTCATGCCGAACAAATCAATGAATGGCTCTCTTCCAGTATGTGTGGATAAAAGCTCTGTCGCAATAGATGTCAGCAGCAAAAGTGTTGAAGGAAGTATGGATTCCGATGAT ctctgtgtttcttggaacatgtAA
- the LOC129227272 gene encoding uncharacterized protein LOC129227272 isoform X2 produces the protein MSCIFSTVLIFCFSTVINFCEAAKFSKSHSENVLLRRLLSDVRKSINKTHNDTKGGKEIFKEGESVAGTEAIVLIIVVIVVLSVIGMVIYFIRKFDQLNRSLPTYRYSSLKTEINGVYGPDDKTESQVLVSVSTEEEEDYDDDEEEDYVAPPTLLVRSQTVMPNKSMNGSLPVCVDKSSVAIDVSSKSVEGSMDSDDELLQ, from the exons aTGTCATGTATTTTCTCAACTGTTTTAATATTCTGCTTTTCTACTGTGATCAATTTTTGTGAAGCag caaaattCTCTAAAAGTCACTCAGAAAACGTTCTTCTTCGAAGACTTCTATCTGATGTGagaaaatcaatcaataaaacTCATAATGATACT aaaggaggaaaagaaattttcaagGAAGGTGAATCTGTG GCTGGCACTGAAGCAATTGTCTTAATCATTGTTGTAATTGTAGTGCTGTCTGTTATCGGCATGGTCATTTATTTCATACGCAAGTTTGATCAACTTAATAGATC GCTTCCTACCTACAGATATTCATctcttaaaactgaaattaatgGTGTTTATGGCCCTGATGACAAAACTGAATCTCAAGTTTTGGTGAGTGTTTCTACAGAAGAGGAAGAAGATTATGATGACGATGAAGAAGAGGAT TATGTTGCACCTCCAACACTTTTAGTTCGATCCCAAACTGTCATGCCGAACAAATCAATGAATGGCTCTCTTCCAGTATGTGTGGATAAAAGCTCTGTCGCAATAGATGTCAGCAGCAAAAGTGTTGAAGGAAGTATGGATTCCGATGAT gaACTCCTTCAGTGA